Proteins from a genomic interval of Candidatus Woesearchaeota archaeon:
- a CDS encoding virulence RhuM family protein: MTKENKDLAIRNSTAEFLIFTSQSGEKSIEVKFEDETVWLTQKMLAKLFEVSIPTINEHLKNIFSSGELSESSVIRKFLITASDGKKYNTNFYNLDAIISVGYRINSHRATQFRQWATKILREFAIKGYVLDSERLKNGTFLGEKYFEDLLLEIREIRASERRFYQKITDIYATAVDYNSEDKLTKEFFATVQNKMHYAIHGNTAAELIMQRASKTKRNMGLTTWKHSPLGKIIRSDVSIAKNYLQKEEIQSLNRIITMYLDYAEDQAKRKIPMTMEDWSKKLNAFLKFNDREILEDSGKVTAEIAKQFAENEFEEYRIIQDRLFESDFDKATKKLLKQGGKV, encoded by the coding sequence ATGACCAAAGAAAATAAAGATTTAGCCATCAGAAACAGCACCGCCGAATTTCTGATATTTACTTCACAATCAGGAGAAAAGAGCATTGAAGTTAAATTTGAGGATGAAACGGTCTGGCTGACTCAGAAGATGCTGGCTAAATTATTTGAGGTATCCATCCCTACAATTAATGAGCACCTGAAGAATATCTTCAGTTCAGGGGAATTAAGCGAGAGTTCAGTTATTAGGAAATTCCTAATAACTGCCAGCGATGGGAAGAAGTATAACACTAATTTCTATAATTTGGATGCTATAATCTCAGTAGGATATCGTATTAACTCACACCGAGCCACGCAATTTAGGCAGTGGGCAACCAAGATTTTAAGAGAATTTGCGATTAAAGGATATGTTCTTGATAGTGAGAGGCTTAAAAATGGGACTTTTTTAGGAGAGAAATATTTTGAGGATTTATTATTAGAAATTAGGGAGATTAGGGCTAGTGAAAGAAGGTTTTACCAGAAAATTACCGATATTTACGCTACCGCAGTTGATTATAACTCAGAAGATAAGCTGACCAAAGAATTTTTTGCAACAGTTCAAAACAAGATGCATTATGCCATCCATGGAAATACAGCGGCTGAGTTAATCATGCAACGAGCAAGCAAAACAAAGAGAAATATGGGATTAACTACTTGGAAACACTCCCCTCTGGGGAAAATTATTAGAAGCGATGTCAGCATAGCCAAAAATTACCTGCAAAAAGAAGAAATACAGTCACTTAATCGGATAATAACCATGTATTTGGATTATGCTGAGGATCAAGCAAAGAGGAAAATACCAATGACCATGGAAGACTGGTCCAAAAAATTGAACGCTTTTTTAAAATTCAATGATAGGGAAATATTGGAGGACTCAGGAAAAGTAACTGCTGAGATTGCCAAGCAATTTGCAGAAAATGAATTTGAGGAGTATAGGATAATTCAGGATAGGCTGTTTGAATCTGATTTTGACAAAGCCACTAAGAAATTGCTTAAACAAGGGGGAAAAGTTTAA
- the uppS gene encoding di-trans,poly-cis-decaprenylcistransferase: MLDKEILDKFTEMVKRTTPLLDKSEKERPLHVAVTIRGNLAWAKKKNNDLATAFTKSFQLLHEWIDEQVQQQVPMMTYLLLSEEMHNAAVFPVFLEHLSVFLTMLQGDESIDRNHIRITFLGKWYDLPGRVVDTMKALGEKTKDYDHYFLNFCMNYDGQQEIVDAFKLLARKIKENKLEPESITPALVKENLYTSFFIPPDLQLITGTTRTLSGLLLWDSMSSRIVFSDKPWPEMTRQDFKDLML; this comes from the coding sequence ATGTTAGATAAAGAAATACTTGATAAGTTCACTGAAATGGTTAAACGAACGACACCACTTCTCGATAAGTCTGAAAAAGAGAGACCTCTACATGTCGCGGTTACTATTCGTGGAAACCTGGCATGGGCAAAGAAAAAAAATAACGATCTCGCCACTGCGTTTACGAAGAGTTTTCAATTGCTTCATGAGTGGATTGATGAGCAAGTCCAACAACAAGTCCCGATGATGACCTATCTTTTACTTTCTGAGGAGATGCATAATGCAGCAGTCTTCCCTGTTTTTCTTGAACATCTCTCGGTGTTTTTAACCATGCTTCAGGGAGATGAATCTATTGACAGAAATCATATCAGAATTACTTTTTTAGGAAAATGGTACGATCTTCCAGGACGAGTGGTTGATACCATGAAAGCGCTTGGAGAAAAAACCAAGGATTATGATCATTATTTCCTTAATTTTTGTATGAATTATGATGGCCAACAAGAGATTGTTGATGCCTTTAAACTCTTAGCACGAAAGATAAAAGAAAACAAACTTGAGCCAGAATCGATTACACCAGCATTAGTCAAGGAGAATCTTTATACTTCTTTTTTTATTCCGCCAGATCTACAACTCATTACCGGTACGACACGAACCCTTTCTGGATTACTTTTGTGGGACTCAATGTCTTCTCGTATTGTTTTCTCTGATAAACCCTGGCCAGAGATGACACGACAGGATTTTAAGGATTTGATGTTGTAA
- a CDS encoding prepilin peptidase: MTFALLSSAWGIAQPIMLLMVTTSSIALLIASIADLKSREVPDWLNYALLITAFGYRLLYAVHTGSWIVLWEGILGFLIFLGIAYLMFYTGQWGGGDSKMLMALGMMIGFHYTSLYSTEYFLGGFSLGGIPLLFRFFVILLFSGAIWGICWSAYLTIKHRQRFKQEYFLFIRKKKVRLLQIASRIVFILFLPMILVSSLSLSDKIILFVLFVITIITLELLFILKAVERACMYKQLEPSKLTEGDWIAEPVIVEGKVITGPKDLGISKEQIQLLQQLKAKGKIDTVLVKEGIPFIPSFLIGFILFLLSFAYI, translated from the coding sequence ATGACGTTTGCCTTATTGTCCTCAGCATGGGGAATAGCACAACCAATAATGCTCCTCATGGTAACGACAAGCAGTATTGCTCTTTTGATTGCAAGTATTGCTGATCTTAAAAGCAGAGAAGTACCTGACTGGCTAAACTATGCATTACTGATTACTGCTTTTGGTTATCGTTTATTATATGCTGTCCATACAGGATCGTGGATAGTGCTGTGGGAAGGTATTCTTGGATTTCTGATCTTCCTTGGCATTGCGTATCTTATGTTTTATACCGGGCAGTGGGGTGGAGGAGACAGTAAAATGCTGATGGCACTTGGCATGATGATTGGATTTCATTATACCTCATTGTACTCAACCGAGTACTTTTTAGGGGGGTTTTCATTAGGAGGCATTCCCCTCCTTTTCCGCTTTTTTGTCATCCTTCTCTTCAGTGGAGCAATCTGGGGCATATGCTGGAGTGCCTATCTCACGATAAAGCATAGGCAGCGGTTTAAGCAGGAATATTTTCTGTTTATTAGGAAGAAAAAAGTACGGCTGTTACAAATAGCCAGTCGTATTGTTTTCATCCTTTTTCTGCCAATGATTTTGGTGAGTAGTCTTTCTCTATCAGATAAAATCATTTTGTTTGTTTTGTTTGTGATAACGATTATCACACTTGAACTATTATTTATTCTAAAAGCAGTTGAGCGTGCATGCATGTACAAGCAGCTTGAACCAAGTAAACTGACTGAAGGAGACTGGATTGCAGAACCAGTCATTGTTGAGGGAAAAGTAATTACCGGTCCAAAGGATCTGGGGATTTCAAAAGAACAAATTCAATTGCTTCAGCAACTAAAGGCGAAAGGAAAAATAGATACGGTGCTTGTCAAAGAAGGAATCCCGTTTATCCCCAGTTTCTTGATTGGCTTTATTCTCTTTCTTCTTTCCTTTGCTTATATCTGA